Proteins from a single region of Streptomyces sp. Tu 3180:
- a CDS encoding response regulator transcription factor, which translates to MTSVLVCDDSPLAREALRRAVATVPGVERVTTAANGEEVLRRWGADRSDLILMDVRMPGLGGVETVRRLLSADPGARIIMLTVAEDLDGVALAVAAGARGYLHKDASRAELRATVTQALADPTWRLAPRRLRSAEMGAAPTLTAREIQVLEGMSHGRSNAEIGRELFLSEDTVKTHARRLFKKLGASDRAHAVALGFRWGLVR; encoded by the coding sequence ATGACTTCCGTCCTCGTCTGCGACGACTCCCCGCTTGCCCGAGAGGCGCTCCGCCGCGCGGTCGCGACCGTGCCCGGCGTCGAGCGCGTGACGACGGCTGCCAACGGCGAGGAAGTCCTCCGCCGCTGGGGAGCCGACCGCTCGGACCTGATTCTGATGGACGTGCGCATGCCCGGCCTGGGCGGCGTCGAGACCGTCCGGCGGCTGCTGTCCGCCGACCCCGGAGCACGCATCATCATGCTCACCGTCGCCGAGGACCTCGACGGCGTCGCGCTCGCGGTGGCCGCCGGTGCCCGCGGCTACCTGCACAAGGACGCGTCCCGCGCGGAACTGCGGGCCACGGTCACGCAGGCGCTCGCCGACCCGACCTGGCGGCTCGCCCCGCGCCGGCTGCGCTCGGCCGAGATGGGCGCCGCGCCCACGCTCACCGCGCGTGAGATCCAGGTGCTCGAAGGCATGAGCCACGGCCGTTCCAACGCCGAGATCGGCCGCGAGCTGTTCCTCTCCGAGGACACCGTCAAGACGCACGCGCGGCGGCTCTTCAAGAAGCTCGGCGCCTCGGACCGGGCCCACGCGGTGGCGCTCGGTTTCCGGTGGGGTCTCGTGCGCTAG
- a CDS encoding serine/threonine-protein kinase translates to MSEADRAGTPRQGKSARLLAGRYRLGDVLGRGGMGTVWRAEDETLGRTVAVKELRFPSNIDEEEKRRLITRTLREAKAIARIRNNSAVTVFDVVQEDDRPWIVMELVEGKSLAEVIREDGLLEPRRAAEVGLAVLDVLRSAHREGILHRDVKPSNVLIAEDGRVVLTDFGIAQVEGDPSITSTGMLVGAPSYISPERARGHKPGPAADLWSLGGLLYAAVEGSPPYDKGSAIATLTAVMTEPLEEPKNAGPLRDVIHGLLTKDPAQRLDDAGARAMLNAVIHAPEAGAAGSEPADATKVVPLPGQPGGRDDAGGKRGEEAGERLRGALRSVRKAAVAAGSAGAAARAKSGSTGTPSAAGGTRAAGTASSPSAPAAAPGSRAGTGSGAQTAAQGAPASGGRSSGWPVVPPPDLPARPAPRAPLTDVVPRRTLVVIAVAVVLAVLGAVLALTLGGDDEGGQGAKGGGGDRAVTGGTPSADTRSDGSDGTRTDGAATASATESSGAGAGAADTPGAEDGETDGPGGSDDSAEDGDGTSVKETYRGNQGYSIGLPEGWKYRSTGAAGDRFTGPDGQKLLIGWTTTPKDDPVADWKNQERGMVRAQYQRIRIEKVDYRGWNTADWEFTYVENGTKYRSVDRGFVVGDRLGYGLMYTAEAARWDSEQRRDTWRTLTKSFEPKS, encoded by the coding sequence ATGTCGGAGGCGGATCGGGCGGGGACACCCCGTCAGGGCAAGAGCGCACGTCTCCTCGCCGGGCGGTACCGGCTGGGAGACGTGCTCGGCCGCGGCGGCATGGGGACGGTGTGGCGGGCCGAGGACGAGACCCTGGGCCGTACCGTCGCCGTCAAGGAGCTTCGGTTCCCGTCGAACATCGACGAGGAGGAGAAGCGGCGGCTGATCACGCGGACGCTGCGCGAGGCCAAGGCGATCGCGCGGATCCGCAACAACAGCGCCGTGACCGTCTTCGACGTGGTCCAGGAGGACGACCGTCCCTGGATCGTGATGGAACTCGTCGAGGGCAAGTCGCTCGCCGAGGTCATCCGGGAGGACGGCCTGCTGGAGCCGAGGCGTGCCGCCGAGGTCGGGCTGGCCGTGCTCGACGTGCTGCGCTCCGCGCACCGTGAGGGCATCCTGCACCGCGACGTGAAGCCGTCGAACGTGCTGATCGCCGAGGACGGCCGGGTGGTGCTCACCGACTTCGGCATCGCCCAGGTCGAGGGCGACCCGTCCATCACCTCGACCGGCATGCTGGTCGGCGCTCCCTCCTACATCTCCCCGGAACGGGCCCGCGGGCACAAGCCGGGACCGGCGGCCGACCTGTGGTCGCTCGGCGGGCTGCTGTACGCGGCGGTGGAGGGCTCGCCGCCGTACGACAAGGGATCCGCGATCGCGACGCTCACGGCGGTGATGACCGAGCCGCTCGAGGAGCCGAAGAACGCGGGACCGCTCCGGGACGTCATCCACGGGCTGCTCACCAAGGACCCCGCCCAGCGGCTCGACGACGCCGGGGCCCGGGCGATGCTGAACGCGGTCATCCACGCGCCGGAGGCCGGGGCGGCCGGGTCGGAGCCCGCGGACGCGACGAAGGTCGTGCCGCTGCCGGGGCAGCCCGGCGGGCGGGACGACGCCGGGGGCAAGCGGGGCGAGGAGGCCGGGGAGAGGCTGCGGGGCGCGTTGCGTTCCGTGCGGAAGGCGGCGGTGGCCGCCGGCTCGGCCGGAGCCGCGGCACGCGCCAAGTCCGGCAGCACGGGCACGCCTTCGGCGGCCGGCGGGACCCGGGCGGCGGGCACGGCGTCGTCCCCGTCCGCCCCGGCCGCGGCCCCCGGTTCGCGGGCGGGCACCGGGTCCGGGGCGCAGACGGCCGCGCAGGGCGCGCCGGCCTCGGGCGGGCGGAGTTCGGGGTGGCCGGTGGTGCCCCCGCCGGACCTGCCGGCGAGGCCCGCGCCGAGGGCGCCGCTCACCGATGTCGTGCCGCGGCGGACGCTGGTGGTCATCGCGGTGGCCGTGGTGCTCGCCGTCCTCGGCGCCGTGCTGGCCCTCACGCTCGGCGGCGACGACGAGGGCGGCCAGGGGGCGAAGGGCGGCGGGGGCGACCGGGCCGTCACCGGCGGGACGCCCAGCGCGGACACCCGCAGCGACGGGAGCGACGGCACCCGCACCGACGGCGCGGCGACCGCATCGGCGACCGAGTCGTCGGGCGCGGGAGCCGGTGCGGCGGACACCCCGGGGGCCGAGGACGGCGAGACGGACGGCCCGGGCGGCTCGGACGACTCGGCGGAGGACGGCGACGGCACCTCCGTGAAGGAGACGTACCGGGGGAACCAGGGGTACTCGATCGGACTGCCCGAGGGCTGGAAGTACCGGTCGACGGGGGCCGCGGGAGACCGCTTCACCGGGCCCGACGGGCAGAAGCTGCTCATCGGCTGGACCACCACCCCGAAGGACGACCCGGTCGCGGACTGGAAGAACCAGGAACGCGGCATGGTGCGCGCCCAGTACCAGAGGATCCGCATCGAGAAGGTGGACTACCGGGGCTGGAACACGGCCGACTGGGAGTTCACCTATGTGGAGAACGGGACGAAGTACCGGTCCGTCGACCGGGGGTTCGTCGTCGGCGACCGGCTCGGGTACGGGCTGATGTACACGGCCGAGGCCGCCCGGTGGGACAGCGAGCAGCGCAGGGACACCTGGCGGACGCTGACGAAGTCGTTCGAACCCAAGTCCTGA
- a CDS encoding WhiB family transcriptional regulator: MADFSRLPGPNADLWDWQLLAACRGVDSSLFFHPEGERGAARSARENSAKEVCMRCPVRAECAAHALAVREPYGVWGGLTEDEREELMGRARNRLVSASAAGGHAASNT, from the coding sequence ATGGCAGATTTCTCCCGCCTTCCCGGACCGAATGCGGACCTGTGGGACTGGCAGCTCCTGGCTGCGTGCCGCGGGGTGGACAGCTCGCTCTTCTTCCACCCGGAGGGCGAGCGGGGCGCGGCTCGAAGCGCTCGTGAGAACTCGGCCAAAGAGGTCTGCATGAGGTGCCCGGTGCGCGCCGAGTGCGCCGCCCACGCGCTGGCGGTACGCGAGCCGTACGGCGTGTGGGGCGGACTGACCGAGGACGAGCGCGAAGAGCTGATGGGGCGGGCGCGCAACAGGCTGGTGTCGGCGTCTGCAGCCGGCGGGCACGCCGCCTCGAACACCTGA
- a CDS encoding serine hydrolase domain-containing protein yields the protein MPPLRTLLAVPVSLALLALTPATPTAPSIPSVPSVLSASPADALLPLLVARGGAPAAALLALDGNGSRYADAGEGVARADHFRAGSITKTFIATVVLQLADERRLSLSDTVEEHLPGLVRGAGNDGRALTLRSLLSHTSGLYDFSADTRGTVPVTPLQAVRIALTHPPAGHGRFSYSNTNYVLLGLVVEQVTGRSYAAEAERRIIAPLRLTGTSFPGSRTSLPRPHGRAYAADGTDTTLLDPRVAGAAGELVTTLADLDRFYAALLGGELLPPRRLREMLDTRAARGSYGLGLFPVELPCGTTVWGHNGRISGSYVRTAATADGRHVLTFRVNTDAMTDPGLEPAVLAAEFCPRTP from the coding sequence ATGCCACCGCTGCGGACCCTGCTGGCCGTCCCCGTCTCCTTGGCCCTGCTCGCCCTGACCCCGGCCACTCCGACCGCCCCGTCGATCCCTTCGGTCCCTTCGGTCCTGTCGGCCTCGCCCGCGGACGCGCTCCTCCCGCTCCTGGTCGCACGGGGCGGGGCCCCGGCCGCGGCCCTGCTGGCCCTGGACGGGAACGGCTCCCGCTACGCCGACGCCGGCGAGGGCGTGGCGCGCGCCGACCACTTCCGCGCCGGAAGCATCACGAAGACGTTCATCGCGACCGTCGTGCTGCAACTGGCCGACGAGCGGAGGCTGTCGCTGTCCGACACCGTGGAGGAGCACCTGCCCGGCCTGGTGCGGGGAGCGGGCAACGACGGTCGCGCGCTGACCCTGCGCTCCCTGCTCAGCCACACCAGCGGCCTGTACGACTTCTCCGCGGACACGCGGGGCACCGTCCCGGTCACGCCTCTTCAGGCCGTACGCATCGCACTCACCCACCCCCCGGCCGGCCACGGCCGCTTCTCCTACTCGAACACCAACTACGTCCTGCTCGGCCTGGTCGTCGAACAGGTCACCGGCCGCTCCTACGCCGCCGAGGCCGAACGCCGCATCATCGCTCCCCTGCGCCTGACGGGCACCTCCTTCCCCGGCTCCCGCACGTCACTGCCCCGGCCGCACGGCCGCGCCTACGCCGCCGACGGGACCGACACCACCCTGCTCGACCCGCGGGTGGCCGGCGCCGCGGGCGAGCTGGTGACCACGCTGGCCGATCTGGACCGCTTCTACGCGGCCCTGCTCGGCGGTGAGCTGCTGCCCCCGCGCCGGCTGCGCGAGATGCTCGACACCCGTGCCGCACGCGGCTCGTACGGCTTGGGGCTGTTTCCCGTGGAACTCCCGTGCGGCACCACCGTGTGGGGGCACAACGGACGCATCTCCGGCAGCTACGTGCGCACCGCGGCCACCGCCGACGGCCGGCATGTCCTCACCTTCCGGGTGAACACGGACGCGATGACGGACCCCGGCCTCGAACCCGCGGTGCTCGCGGCCGAGTTCTGCCCCCGCACCCCGTAG
- a CDS encoding sigma-70 family RNA polymerase sigma factor has product MRDDEAGTAQGAIGALVHRAVDGDEQATHDLLARVHPLALRYCRTRLSRLPGDARHFVEDLAQEVCVAVLLALPRYKDTGRPFEAFVFAIAAHKVADLQRAAMRHPGSTAVPSDEMPERPDDSLGPEERALLSSDAEWAKKLLANLPENQRELLLLRIAVGLTAEETGQMLGMSPGAVRVAQHRALSRLRALAEQ; this is encoded by the coding sequence ATGCGCGACGACGAGGCGGGCACTGCCCAGGGGGCGATCGGTGCGCTCGTCCACCGCGCCGTCGACGGGGACGAGCAGGCCACGCACGACCTGCTGGCCCGGGTGCACCCCCTGGCGCTGCGCTACTGCCGCACCCGTCTGTCCCGGCTGCCGGGCGACGCGCGGCACTTCGTCGAGGACCTCGCCCAGGAGGTCTGCGTCGCGGTGCTCCTCGCGCTGCCCCGTTACAAGGACACCGGGCGGCCCTTCGAGGCGTTCGTCTTCGCCATCGCCGCCCACAAGGTCGCCGACCTGCAGCGCGCGGCGATGCGGCACCCCGGCTCGACGGCGGTGCCCTCCGACGAGATGCCCGAGCGTCCCGACGACTCCCTCGGCCCGGAGGAGCGCGCCCTGCTCAGCAGCGACGCCGAGTGGGCCAAGAAACTGCTGGCCAACCTGCCCGAGAACCAGCGCGAGCTGCTGCTGCTGCGCATCGCCGTGGGCCTCACGGCGGAGGAGACCGGACAGATGTTGGGAATGTCACCCGGCGCGGTCCGGGTGGCCCAGCACCGTGCGCTGAGCCGGCTGCGCGCGCTGGCGGAGCAGTAA
- the guaB gene encoding IMP dehydrogenase has product MTANVDGVPGKFATLGLTYDDVLLLPGASEVLPNAVDTSSRISRNVRVNIPLLSAAMDKVTESRMAIAMARQGGVGVLHRNLSIEDQVNQVDLVKRSESGMVTDPITIGPDATLAEADALCAKFRISGVPVTDGNKKLLGIVTNRDMAFETDRTRQVREVMTPMPLVTGQVGISRSDAMELLRRHKIEKLPLVDEAGILKGLITVKDFVKAEQYPNAAKDSEGRLIVGAAVGASPEALERAQALAAAGVDFLVVDTSHGHNSNALSWMAKIKSSVDVDVIGGNVATRDGAQALIDAGVDGIKVGVGPGSICTTRVVAGIGVPQVTAIYEASLAARPAGIPLIGDGGLQYSGDIGKALAAGADTVMLGSLLAGCEESPGELQFINGKQFKSYRGMGSLGAMQSRGQGRSYSKDRYFQAEVASDDKLVPEGIEGQVPYRGPLANVLHQLVGGLRQTMGYVGAATIEEMETKGRFVRITSAGLKESHPHDIQMTVEAPNYSRK; this is encoded by the coding sequence ATGACTGCCAACGTCGACGGAGTGCCCGGAAAATTCGCGACACTCGGGCTGACCTACGACGACGTGCTGCTGCTGCCGGGTGCATCGGAAGTGCTCCCCAACGCGGTCGACACCTCGTCCCGGATCTCCCGCAACGTGCGGGTCAACATCCCGCTGCTGTCCGCCGCCATGGACAAGGTCACCGAGTCGCGCATGGCGATCGCGATGGCCCGCCAGGGCGGCGTCGGCGTCCTGCACCGCAACCTCTCGATCGAGGACCAGGTCAACCAGGTCGACCTGGTGAAGCGGTCCGAGTCCGGGATGGTCACCGACCCGATCACCATCGGTCCGGACGCCACCCTCGCCGAGGCCGACGCCCTGTGCGCCAAGTTCCGCATCAGCGGGGTCCCGGTCACCGACGGCAACAAGAAACTGCTGGGCATCGTCACCAACCGTGACATGGCCTTCGAGACCGACCGCACCCGTCAGGTGCGCGAGGTCATGACCCCGATGCCGCTGGTCACCGGCCAGGTCGGCATCTCCCGCTCCGACGCCATGGAGCTCCTGCGCCGCCACAAGATCGAGAAGCTTCCCCTGGTCGACGAGGCGGGCATCCTCAAGGGCCTCATCACCGTCAAGGACTTCGTGAAGGCGGAGCAGTACCCGAACGCCGCGAAGGACTCGGAGGGCCGCCTGATCGTCGGCGCCGCCGTGGGCGCCAGCCCCGAGGCGCTCGAGCGCGCCCAGGCGCTTGCCGCGGCCGGGGTGGACTTCCTGGTCGTCGACACCTCGCACGGCCACAACAGCAACGCCCTCAGCTGGATGGCGAAGATCAAGTCGAGTGTGGACGTCGACGTGATCGGCGGCAACGTCGCCACCCGCGACGGGGCGCAGGCGCTGATCGACGCCGGTGTGGACGGCATCAAGGTGGGCGTCGGCCCGGGCTCCATCTGCACCACCCGCGTGGTCGCCGGCATCGGCGTCCCGCAGGTCACGGCCATCTACGAGGCCTCCCTCGCGGCCCGGCCGGCCGGCATCCCGCTGATCGGCGACGGCGGCCTGCAGTACTCCGGCGACATCGGCAAGGCGCTGGCCGCCGGTGCCGACACGGTGATGCTGGGCAGCCTCCTCGCGGGCTGCGAGGAGTCGCCCGGCGAGCTGCAGTTCATCAACGGCAAGCAGTTCAAGTCGTACCGCGGCATGGGCTCGCTCGGCGCGATGCAGTCCCGGGGACAGGGCAGGTCGTACTCGAAGGACCGCTACTTCCAGGCCGAGGTGGCCTCCGACGACAAGCTCGTGCCCGAGGGCATCGAGGGCCAGGTGCCCTACCGCGGCCCGCTGGCCAACGTGCTGCACCAGCTCGTCGGCGGGCTCCGCCAGACCATGGGCTACGTGGGCGCCGCCACCATCGAGGAGATGGAGACCAAGGGCCGCTTCGTCCGGATCACCTCCGCGGGTCTGAAGGAGAGCCACCCGCACGACATCCAGATGACGGTCGAGGCGCCGAACTACAGCCGCAAGTAG
- a CDS encoding glycerol-3-phosphate dehydrogenase/oxidase, producing the protein MRTATLGPAQRAESLASMAEHELDVLVVGGGVVGAGTALDAATRGLSTGLVEARDWASGTSSRSSKLIHGGLRYLEMLDFALVREALKERGLLLERLAPHLVRPVPFLYPLRHKGWERLYAGSGVALYDAMSMARGHGRGLPLHRHLSRRHALRVAPCLRKDALVGALQYYDAQMDDARFVATLVRTAAAYGAKTANRARVTGFLREGERVVGARVQDVEGGGEYEVRAKQVVNATGVWTDDTQAMVGERGRFHVRASKGIHLVVPKDRIHSTTGLILRTEKSVLFVIPWGRHWIVGTTDTDWDLDKAHPAASSADIDYLLEHVNSVLAVPLTRDDVEGVYAGLRPLLAGESDATSKLSREHTVAHPVPGLVVVAGGKYTTYRVMAEDAVDAAVHGLDVRVADCVTEDTPLVGAEGYRALWNARARIAARTGLHTARVEHLLHRYGAMAEEVLDLIAADPSLGRPLQAAEDYLRAEVTYAASHEGARHLDDVLTRRTRISIETFDRGTRSAREAAGLMAPVLGWDQDQIEREVQHYEKRVEAERESQRQPDDLTADAARLGAPDIVPL; encoded by the coding sequence GTGAGGACAGCGACACTGGGGCCGGCGCAGCGCGCCGAGTCACTCGCATCCATGGCCGAGCACGAGCTGGACGTACTGGTGGTGGGCGGCGGCGTGGTCGGCGCGGGCACCGCGCTCGACGCCGCGACCCGCGGCCTGTCCACGGGCCTGGTCGAGGCGCGTGACTGGGCGTCGGGCACCTCCAGCCGGTCCAGCAAGCTGATCCACGGCGGCCTGCGCTACCTGGAGATGCTCGACTTCGCGCTCGTGCGGGAGGCCCTGAAGGAACGCGGCCTGCTGCTGGAGCGGCTCGCCCCGCACCTGGTGAGGCCGGTGCCGTTCCTGTACCCGTTGCGGCACAAGGGCTGGGAGCGGCTGTACGCCGGGTCGGGGGTCGCGCTCTACGACGCCATGTCGATGGCCCGCGGCCACGGGCGGGGCCTGCCCCTGCACCGTCACCTGAGCCGCCGTCACGCGCTGCGGGTCGCGCCCTGCTTGAGGAAGGACGCGCTGGTCGGGGCGTTGCAGTACTACGACGCCCAGATGGACGACGCCCGGTTCGTGGCGACGCTCGTCCGCACGGCCGCGGCGTACGGTGCGAAGACCGCCAACCGGGCGCGCGTGACCGGGTTCCTGCGCGAGGGCGAGCGGGTCGTCGGCGCCCGGGTGCAGGACGTCGAGGGCGGCGGCGAGTACGAGGTCCGCGCCAAGCAGGTCGTCAACGCCACCGGCGTGTGGACCGACGACACCCAGGCGATGGTCGGGGAGCGCGGGCGGTTCCACGTCCGTGCCTCCAAGGGCATCCACCTGGTCGTCCCCAAGGACCGCATCCACTCCACGACCGGGCTCATCCTGCGCACCGAGAAGTCCGTGCTGTTCGTCATCCCCTGGGGCCGGCACTGGATCGTCGGGACCACGGACACCGACTGGGACCTCGACAAGGCGCACCCGGCCGCGTCCAGCGCGGACATCGACTACCTGCTGGAACACGTCAACTCGGTGCTCGCGGTCCCGCTCACCCGGGACGACGTCGAGGGCGTGTACGCCGGGCTGAGGCCCCTGCTCGCCGGCGAGTCGGACGCCACCAGCAAGCTGTCGCGCGAGCACACCGTGGCGCATCCCGTGCCGGGGCTCGTCGTGGTGGCGGGCGGCAAGTACACGACGTACCGGGTGATGGCCGAGGACGCGGTGGACGCGGCGGTGCACGGACTCGACGTGCGCGTCGCCGACTGCGTCACCGAGGACACGCCGCTGGTGGGCGCCGAGGGGTACCGGGCGCTGTGGAACGCGCGGGCGCGGATCGCCGCGCGCACCGGGCTGCACACGGCCCGGGTGGAGCACCTGCTGCACCGGTACGGGGCGATGGCGGAGGAGGTCCTGGACCTCATCGCCGCGGACCCCTCGCTGGGCCGGCCGCTGCAGGCGGCCGAGGACTACCTGCGCGCCGAGGTCACCTACGCCGCCTCGCACGAGGGGGCGCGCCACCTGGACGACGTGCTGACGCGGCGCACCCGCATATCGATCGAGACGTTCGACCGGGGCACGCGCAGCGCACGGGAGGCCGCCGGGCTGATGGCTCCGGTGCTGGGCTGGGACCAGGACCAGATCGAGCGCGAGGTGCAGCACTACGAGAAGCGGGTGGAGGCCGAACGCGAGTCGCAGCGCCAGCCCGACGACCTGACGGCGGACGCGGCACGGCTGGGCGCCCCGGACATCGTGCCGCTGTAG
- a CDS encoding GuaB3 family IMP dehydrogenase-related protein produces MTEIEIGRGKRGRRAYAFDDIAVVPSRRTRDPKEVSIAWQIDAYRFELPFLAAPMDSVVSPATAIRIGELGGLGVLNLEGLWTRYEDPQPLLDEIVGLPAETATRRLQEIYAAPVKEELIGQRIKEVRDSGVVTAAALSPQRTAQFSKAVVDAGVDIFVIRGTTVSAEHVSSSHEPLNLKQFIYELDVPVIVGGCATYTAALHLMRTGAAGVLVGFGGGAAHTTRNVLGIQVPMATAVADVAAARRDYMDESGGRYVHVIADGGVGWSGDLPKAIACGADAVMMGSPLARATDGPGRGNHWGMEAVNEELPRGQKVDLGTVGTLEEILTGPSHTPDGSMNLFGALRRAMATTGYSELKEFQRVEVTVADSQHRR; encoded by the coding sequence GTGACTGAGATCGAGATCGGGCGCGGCAAGCGCGGCCGCCGGGCGTACGCCTTCGACGACATCGCCGTCGTCCCCAGCCGCCGTACGCGGGACCCGAAGGAGGTCTCGATCGCCTGGCAGATCGACGCCTACCGTTTCGAGCTGCCCTTCCTGGCCGCCCCCATGGACTCGGTGGTCTCGCCGGCCACGGCGATCCGCATCGGCGAGCTCGGCGGCCTCGGCGTGCTGAACCTCGAGGGCCTGTGGACCCGCTACGAGGACCCGCAGCCGCTGCTGGACGAGATCGTCGGCCTGCCCGCCGAGACGGCCACCCGCCGCCTCCAGGAGATCTACGCCGCCCCCGTCAAGGAGGAGCTGATCGGGCAGCGCATCAAGGAGGTGCGCGACTCGGGCGTGGTCACCGCCGCCGCGCTCTCCCCGCAGCGCACCGCCCAGTTCTCCAAGGCCGTCGTCGACGCGGGCGTGGACATCTTCGTCATCCGCGGCACGACGGTCTCTGCGGAGCACGTCTCCTCCTCGCACGAGCCGCTGAACCTGAAGCAGTTCATCTACGAACTCGACGTCCCGGTGATCGTCGGCGGCTGCGCCACCTACACCGCCGCCCTGCACCTCATGCGCACCGGCGCGGCCGGCGTGCTGGTCGGCTTCGGCGGCGGCGCCGCGCACACCACGCGCAACGTGCTCGGCATCCAGGTCCCGATGGCCACCGCGGTCGCCGACGTGGCCGCCGCCCGCCGCGACTACATGGACGAGTCCGGCGGCCGGTACGTGCACGTGATCGCGGACGGCGGTGTCGGCTGGTCCGGCGACCTGCCCAAGGCGATCGCCTGCGGCGCCGACGCGGTGATGATGGGCTCCCCGCTCGCCCGCGCGACCGACGGCCCGGGCCGGGGCAACCACTGGGGCATGGAGGCGGTCAACGAGGAGCTGCCGCGCGGCCAGAAGGTCGACCTCGGCACGGTCGGCACCCTGGAGGAGATCCTCACCGGCCCGTCCCACACCCCCGACGGCTCGATGAACCTCTTCGGCGCCCTGCGCCGCGCGATGGCCACCACCGGCTACAGCGAGCTGAAGGAGTTCCAGCGCGTCGAGGTGACGGTGGCGGACTCGCAGCACCGGCGCTGA
- a CDS encoding nucleotide sugar dehydrogenase — MPADLAVIGLGPYGLPLAQAAVAAGIPTIGYRTGPETGSLSPAEQRRMLARGFRTTTNAVELGRVRTAVVCAPAPRAADGGLDLSQVETAARTLAARLRPHTTVILESPAPPGTTEGPFLRLLESGSGLRAGRDFHLAYSPSRVDPGNRDFTPANTPKVIGGLTPACTESAAAFYGRLTDKVVRARGPREAETVQLLETNFRHVNIALVNEMAVLCHDLGVDLWDVIRCAETKPFGFLAFRPGPGVGGHSLPQDLTAHTGRTLRMAELAQQVNGRMPHYVVQRAAALLNEHGKSARGARVLLLGVTYKPDLADRQGSPAREIAVRLMELGASVSYHDPHVPSWIVLDRPLPRADSLYEAAADADLTILLQPHRTYDLQGLSVKAQLLLDTRGATPAGAAHRL; from the coding sequence ATGCCCGCAGATCTCGCCGTCATCGGACTCGGACCGTACGGCCTGCCCCTGGCCCAGGCCGCCGTCGCCGCCGGCATTCCCACGATCGGTTACCGGACCGGCCCCGAGACGGGCTCCCTCAGCCCCGCCGAACAGCGCCGCATGCTCGCCCGGGGCTTCCGCACGACGACCAACGCCGTCGAGCTCGGCCGGGTGCGCACCGCGGTCGTCTGCGCACCGGCCCCGCGCGCCGCGGACGGCGGCCTGGACCTGAGCCAGGTCGAGACGGCCGCCCGCACGCTCGCCGCCCGTCTGCGCCCGCACACCACGGTGATCCTGGAGTCCCCCGCGCCCCCCGGGACGACGGAGGGCCCCTTCCTGCGCCTGCTCGAGTCGGGATCGGGGCTCCGCGCGGGCCGCGACTTCCACCTCGCCTACTCCCCCAGCCGCGTCGACCCCGGCAACCGCGACTTCACCCCCGCCAACACCCCCAAGGTCATCGGCGGCCTCACCCCGGCCTGCACCGAGTCGGCCGCCGCCTTCTACGGACGGCTCACCGACAAGGTGGTCCGCGCACGCGGCCCCCGCGAGGCGGAGACCGTGCAGCTCCTGGAGACCAACTTCCGGCACGTCAACATCGCCCTCGTCAACGAGATGGCCGTCCTCTGCCACGACCTGGGCGTCGACCTGTGGGACGTCATCCGCTGCGCGGAGACCAAGCCCTTCGGCTTCCTCGCCTTCCGCCCCGGCCCCGGCGTCGGCGGCCACTCCCTCCCCCAGGACCTGACCGCCCACACGGGCCGCACCCTGCGCATGGCGGAACTCGCCCAGCAGGTCAACGGCCGGATGCCGCACTACGTCGTCCAGCGCGCCGCCGCGCTCCTCAACGAGCACGGCAAGTCCGCGCGGGGCGCCCGGGTGCTGCTGCTCGGCGTCACCTACAAGCCCGACCTCGCCGACCGGCAGGGCTCCCCCGCCCGGGAGATCGCGGTCCGGTTGATGGAGCTCGGCGCGTCCGTCAGCTACCACGACCCGCACGTGCCGTCCTGGATCGTCCTCGACCGCCCGCTGCCCCGCGCCGACTCCCTCTACGAGGCCGCCGCCGACGCCGACCTGACGATCCTGCTCCAGCCGCACCGCACGTACGACCTCCAGGGCCTGTCGGTGAAGGCCCAGCTGCTGCTGGACACGCGGGGGGCCACTCCCGCGGGGGCGGCGCACCGGTTGTGA